In Longibacter salinarum, a single window of DNA contains:
- a CDS encoding S24 family peptidase, with protein MPVSTHKPPRPIAEVREETRTWLNHVCDEHFGGNVRRMATSLGYDDAGRSKLDRILKGKTIKIDSELLVDVKDFLREQDIEFLEPGSPYSDPDADQHNLSLTFCSIEVVRRNGTYVAERMEKGRYHVDPAEVNDTDVTGDDLFVIPVEGDSMDPEFRSGDRLIIQSVSTPDYQFIPGDGVYLYRLEESIQIKRLMRKPKRIVQVVPANAKYESYQIQTDDAEVDIEILGRVWARVKRY; from the coding sequence ATGCCAGTATCAACGCACAAACCGCCCCGTCCAATTGCCGAGGTTCGCGAAGAGACGCGCACGTGGCTCAATCACGTTTGCGATGAGCACTTCGGTGGCAACGTTCGCCGTATGGCGACTTCGCTGGGGTACGACGATGCAGGACGTAGTAAACTAGATCGGATCCTCAAGGGGAAGACGATCAAGATTGACTCTGAACTGCTCGTCGACGTGAAAGACTTTCTCCGAGAACAGGATATTGAGTTTTTAGAGCCTGGCTCACCGTACTCGGACCCTGACGCCGATCAGCATAATCTGTCCCTCACGTTCTGCAGCATTGAAGTTGTTCGTCGGAACGGGACGTATGTCGCAGAACGAATGGAGAAGGGGCGGTATCACGTCGACCCGGCCGAGGTGAACGATACGGATGTCACCGGAGACGACCTGTTCGTTATTCCTGTGGAAGGGGACTCCATGGATCCAGAGTTTCGGTCGGGTGACCGTCTGATCATCCAATCCGTATCCACGCCAGATTATCAGTTTATTCCGGGAGACGGCGTGTATCTTTACCGCCTGGAGGAAAGCATTCAGATCAAACGCCTCATGCGCAAGCCAAAACGCATCGTTCAGGTCGTTCCTGCAAACGCAAAGTACGAGTCGTACCAGATCCAAACGGATGATGCAGAGGTTGACATCGAAATCCTCGGACGGGTTTGGGCGCGAGTGAAGAGGTACTAG
- a CDS encoding XRE family transcriptional regulator encodes MAVSSENLRFILGLKLRTLRQDRGASLKEIAEDSGLSISYLSEIEKGKKYPKPDKIIDLADALGVTYDDLVSMHVTDELDPIKEVFSSTFIQEFPFDVFGLEPQDVFALVSDRPSRAGALIRTFLEIGRTYDMQVEHFLFAALRSYQQLHGNYFEELEELAQDYRRTKEWAPGTSIPHEALYAVLVDEYGYDIDLETLPDHPELSDFRSVFVEGDQPTLLLNGDLMDIQRAFIYAREIGYCIMDVEERARTSSWLKVESYEQVLNNFRASYFAGALLIDRDPLLDHLKSIFSTSTWDPDALRTCMARFDATPEMFYYRLTELVPRFFGLEDIFFMRFHHEAGSSDFKLTKLLNMSQVPVPHGIGLREHYCRRWPAMRLLHRLSGEQHNGTTSMQPSVEPRIRAQRSYYLNDDAEFFVLSSARPLALQPTTNSCVSLGFLINDDFKRHVRFWNDDDIPQLDVNLTCERCPLTPAECGDRVASPTLHEADQSQRRREEALAELTEAVRNA; translated from the coding sequence ATGGCTGTCAGTAGTGAGAATCTCCGCTTCATCCTCGGCCTGAAGCTCCGCACGCTTCGACAGGATCGTGGCGCATCCCTCAAGGAAATCGCCGAGGATTCCGGCCTCAGCATTTCCTATCTCAGCGAGATCGAGAAGGGCAAAAAGTATCCGAAACCGGATAAGATCATCGATCTGGCAGATGCGCTCGGGGTCACGTACGACGATTTGGTATCGATGCACGTGACGGATGAACTCGACCCAATCAAAGAGGTGTTTTCCTCCACGTTCATACAGGAATTCCCCTTCGATGTCTTCGGACTTGAGCCTCAGGACGTGTTTGCCCTCGTCTCGGATCGGCCGTCACGAGCGGGCGCCCTGATCCGGACCTTCCTGGAGATCGGGCGGACGTACGACATGCAGGTGGAGCACTTCCTCTTCGCGGCCCTGCGGTCGTATCAGCAGCTACACGGCAACTACTTCGAGGAACTCGAGGAATTGGCGCAAGACTACCGGCGAACCAAGGAGTGGGCGCCCGGCACGTCGATCCCGCACGAAGCCCTGTATGCGGTGCTGGTGGACGAGTATGGTTACGATATCGATCTGGAGACGCTTCCGGATCATCCCGAGCTATCAGACTTTCGGTCCGTTTTCGTCGAGGGCGACCAGCCGACGCTTCTGCTGAACGGGGATTTGATGGACATCCAGCGGGCGTTCATTTATGCGCGGGAGATCGGGTACTGCATCATGGATGTCGAGGAGCGCGCGCGAACGTCATCGTGGCTAAAGGTCGAAAGCTACGAACAGGTGCTGAATAACTTTCGCGCCTCGTATTTCGCAGGCGCTCTCCTCATCGATCGGGACCCGCTACTGGATCACCTGAAGAGCATATTTTCGACTTCCACCTGGGATCCAGATGCGCTTCGAACATGCATGGCCCGGTTCGACGCAACGCCGGAGATGTTTTACTATCGGCTCACCGAACTCGTGCCTCGCTTCTTCGGCCTCGAAGACATCTTCTTTATGCGGTTCCACCACGAGGCCGGGTCGTCGGACTTCAAGCTGACGAAGCTGCTGAATATGTCGCAGGTCCCGGTGCCGCACGGCATTGGCCTTCGCGAGCACTACTGTCGTCGCTGGCCGGCGATGCGCCTTCTTCATCGCCTCTCTGGCGAACAGCACAATGGTACGACCAGCATGCAGCCGAGCGTGGAGCCCCGGATTCGAGCACAGCGGTCGTATTACCTGAACGACGATGCAGAATTCTTTGTGCTCTCGTCTGCGCGGCCGCTCGCTCTTCAGCCCACGACGAACTCGTGTGTCTCGCTGGGCTTTCTGATCAATGACGACTTCAAACGACACGTCCGCTTTTGGAACGACGACGACATCCCACAGCTTGATGTGAACCTGACGTGCGAGCGGTGCCCACTCACACCGGCTGAATGTGGCGATCGCGTCGCGTCACCGACACTCCACGAAGCCGACCAGTCTCAGCGGCGGCGCGAAGAGGCTCTGGCCGAACTTACGGAGGCGGTTCGTAACGCATAA
- a CDS encoding malate synthase, with amino-acid sequence MAISTSDAAAYTSNVDWTSVADGVEINAKAWTDEAKQLFPEELLSIIASLHRALNSERMNLLKARKAQQKRYDEGALPGYLPADEHPDAHGDWQVAPLPDDILQRRVEITGPVNNAKMVINMLSRNEDGSMADAAMLDFEDSMKPAWTNVLAGIRNVKEAAEGTLSYTQSATNGRPAKDYNLDPDDMPLLMVRIRGLHLDESNVHVDGEPVSGGLLDLAAVAYHTAQALMNQGKTPKYYVPKVEHYLEARWFNKLFVGVQKALGIPEKTFKATFLIETLPAAFQMEEILYEYRDHAAGLNGGRWDKIFSDIKVLREHDDRVLADRNWINIQRPWMEMYVKQLIRVCHKHGAFGMGGMAPQTPGKTEDLREKQIAGVVDDKKFEASIGHDGCWVSHPYFIGPAMKPFKEKLDAEGKKNQLDVIPDIPEQPDLLPKGGVGPKTVDGIRVNVRVSIGYMKGWNSDIGAVAWDNRMEDLATFEISRAQTWQWLHHSVTLDDGTEVTKELIHRIFEEELEKIEAEARDFFASYGEDAVETHVQRFRKAAKDAERIFTEDAMRPFLACESELFGVDEHKEHLLKHSGC; translated from the coding sequence ATGGCAATCTCAACATCCGACGCTGCGGCGTACACATCGAACGTCGACTGGACCTCCGTCGCTGACGGCGTAGAAATCAACGCAAAGGCGTGGACCGACGAGGCGAAGCAGCTTTTCCCGGAGGAACTGCTGTCGATCATAGCCTCTCTGCATCGAGCGCTGAATTCCGAACGGATGAACCTGCTGAAGGCTCGAAAGGCGCAGCAGAAGCGCTACGACGAAGGGGCACTGCCAGGGTATCTGCCTGCGGACGAACATCCGGACGCTCACGGAGACTGGCAGGTCGCACCTCTTCCTGATGACATCCTGCAGCGACGGGTCGAGATCACCGGGCCGGTCAACAACGCGAAGATGGTCATCAACATGCTCAGCCGGAACGAGGACGGGTCGATGGCTGATGCGGCGATGCTTGACTTCGAGGACTCGATGAAGCCGGCCTGGACGAATGTGCTTGCCGGAATCCGCAATGTGAAGGAAGCGGCAGAAGGGACGCTTTCGTACACGCAGTCCGCGACCAACGGCCGTCCCGCGAAGGATTACAATCTCGACCCGGATGACATGCCGCTCCTGATGGTTCGAATTCGCGGCCTCCACCTCGACGAATCAAACGTCCACGTGGATGGGGAGCCGGTCTCCGGCGGTCTACTTGACCTGGCCGCTGTTGCCTATCACACGGCTCAAGCGCTCATGAATCAGGGGAAGACGCCGAAATATTACGTGCCGAAGGTCGAGCATTATCTGGAGGCGCGCTGGTTCAATAAGCTCTTCGTCGGTGTGCAGAAGGCACTCGGCATCCCGGAAAAGACATTCAAGGCCACGTTCTTAATTGAAACGCTGCCGGCCGCCTTCCAGATGGAAGAGATCCTGTACGAATACCGGGATCACGCGGCCGGGCTCAACGGTGGTCGCTGGGACAAGATCTTCAGTGATATCAAGGTACTGCGGGAGCACGATGACCGCGTGCTTGCCGACCGCAACTGGATCAACATCCAGCGTCCGTGGATGGAGATGTACGTCAAGCAACTCATTCGAGTCTGCCACAAACACGGAGCGTTCGGCATGGGGGGCATGGCGCCTCAGACGCCAGGGAAAACGGAAGACCTGCGCGAAAAGCAAATTGCGGGCGTGGTGGACGACAAAAAATTTGAAGCGTCCATTGGACACGATGGATGCTGGGTCTCCCATCCCTACTTCATCGGCCCAGCGATGAAGCCCTTCAAGGAAAAGCTCGATGCTGAGGGCAAGAAGAATCAGCTAGACGTCATTCCAGATATCCCCGAGCAGCCCGATCTTCTACCAAAAGGCGGCGTCGGGCCGAAGACCGTGGACGGAATTCGGGTCAACGTTCGCGTTTCCATTGGCTACATGAAGGGCTGGAATTCGGATATCGGCGCTGTGGCGTGGGACAACCGAATGGAAGACCTCGCGACGTTTGAGATCTCGCGCGCGCAGACGTGGCAGTGGCTCCATCACAGCGTGACCCTGGACGATGGGACCGAGGTCACGAAAGAACTCATCCACCGAATCTTTGAGGAGGAGCTCGAAAAGATCGAGGCAGAGGCGCGCGATTTTTTTGCCTCTTACGGGGAGGATGCCGTCGAAACCCATGTTCAGCGATTTCGGAAGGCAGCGAAGGACGCGGAGCGCATCTTTACGGAAGACGCGATGCGACCCTTCCTCGCCTGCGAGTCCGAGCTTTTCGGCGTGGACGAGCACAAGGAGCATCTGCTCAAACACTCTGGCTGCTGA